CAGTATCTCATCGAACGACGCCGCGGCTGACGGCCCCGACAGCGGCTACACCCGTCCGGCGATGAATCCCGCCGCCTGGCCGGGGTACGGCGGTGCCGAATAGTCATGGTGCGCGTCGCGGTCGCGACCGCCGACGACGCAGACCGGATCACCGGCGGCGCACAGGTCGATGGCACGGCCGGCGAATTCGCCCGCCGTCGACAGCGGGGTGTTGAACCGGTTGCCGGGATTGCCGAACACGGCGACCGCCCTGATCTTGTTGGCCAGGCCGGGGTCCAGCGCCGGGGCCGACCCGAACTCACCGACGGTGTTGCCCAGCGGCGGCACCCCCGCCAGCATCGAGACCGCGGCGGCGCCCTGCGAGAAGCCGCCCAGGATCAGGTGGGTGGCCGGGCACTGGTCGGCCATCGCCGCGATGTGATCACGGGCGTCGTTGGCGCCGTCACCGGTCTGCAGGAAGTTGT
The Mycobacterium sp. 050128 genome window above contains:
- a CDS encoding cutinase family protein, which codes for MSFGRWPVVGALVAVAVSLAALVSGPAPKARADCPDVQLIFARGTNEPPGLGVVGDALFGALQGSLGGRSFDNYAVNYPASYNFLQTGDGANDARDHIAAMADQCPATHLILGGFSQGAAAVSMLAGVPPLGNTVGEFGSAPALDPGLANKIRAVAVFGNPGNRFNTPLSTAGEFAGRAIDLCAAGDPVCVVGGRDRDAHHDYSAPPYPGQAAGFIAGRV